A window of Synechococcus sp. HK05 contains these coding sequences:
- a CDS encoding TolC family protein: MALRQRALLSLSLLCCSPALAAPQPVSPVSTAVPAPMIGGSTELLERSWQKLDAELRALDQLLPAEPEPPVRDVLTTPELPANLMRANQPAQGSLQPEQANPAPPLDLPTPQQLETGGIASLSLEQALAVAFAGSASLQAQREQVAAALATFQAAMGTYWPTISAFAAGGYERARSTETSLAPNDNLNFGPLFDAGGLLTPTNPSSTAPQQGTVTGGPFYVPEGGSVRATSGSSSVEGGLQLNYALLDFARTPKVQAARASLEQQRNTYANQLRTLQLQVSEAYYQLQQQEQLVRVYDANVRNDLVILQDSLDLKQAGLVPRLDVLRRRAIQASDEETLIQAMADRAVARRRLAVLLNLPPQVTPSASDPIVVQPRWPLDLEASLLAAYRGNPELEAILATRQALAQQKQATAAGLLPKLSLFANAGGSSNLSSLGNFELGGGGCCGSTALPLTSTNGWDWSVGLTMTWLLFDAGTTAGQARAFAKREAAAAQQYAATRNDIRLQLEQAFFNHEASLAKLSSARRGVAAALEAFRDVRLRYLTGLSSELDVSITQDRLINSLVQRLNATVGVNVTYAQLLRQLLPMPRDPNQPITPQLQLQLSSNTP, from the coding sequence GTGGCCCTGCGACAGCGCGCTCTCCTCTCCCTCAGCCTGCTCTGCTGCAGCCCAGCCCTCGCGGCCCCGCAGCCGGTGAGCCCGGTTTCCACGGCCGTGCCCGCCCCGATGATCGGCGGCTCCACCGAACTGCTCGAGCGCAGTTGGCAGAAGCTCGATGCGGAGCTGCGCGCCCTCGACCAACTGCTGCCGGCGGAGCCCGAACCGCCGGTGCGCGATGTGCTCACCACGCCGGAGCTGCCGGCCAACTTGATGCGGGCCAACCAACCGGCCCAGGGGTCGTTGCAGCCGGAGCAGGCCAACCCGGCTCCACCCCTCGACCTCCCCACACCCCAGCAGCTGGAGACCGGCGGCATCGCCAGCCTCAGCCTGGAGCAGGCCCTGGCGGTGGCCTTTGCCGGCAGCGCCAGCTTGCAGGCCCAACGCGAACAGGTGGCCGCCGCCCTGGCCACATTCCAGGCAGCCATGGGCACCTACTGGCCCACCATCAGCGCCTTCGCCGCCGGCGGCTACGAGCGGGCCCGCAGCACAGAAACCTCGCTCGCCCCGAACGACAACCTCAACTTCGGCCCGCTGTTCGACGCCGGTGGCTTGCTCACGCCCACCAATCCCAGCTCCACCGCACCGCAGCAGGGCACCGTCACCGGCGGGCCGTTCTATGTGCCCGAAGGCGGCTCTGTGAGAGCCACCTCAGGCAGCAGCAGCGTTGAGGGAGGCCTGCAGCTCAACTACGCCCTGCTCGATTTCGCCCGCACCCCAAAGGTGCAGGCGGCCCGCGCCAGCCTCGAGCAACAGCGCAACACCTACGCCAATCAGCTGCGCACACTGCAACTGCAGGTGAGCGAGGCCTACTACCAGCTGCAGCAACAGGAACAGCTGGTGCGCGTTTACGACGCCAACGTGCGCAACGACCTGGTGATCCTCCAGGACAGCCTGGATCTCAAGCAGGCCGGCCTGGTGCCACGGCTGGATGTGCTGCGGCGCCGCGCCATCCAGGCCTCCGACGAAGAAACCTTGATCCAGGCCATGGCCGACCGCGCCGTGGCCCGCCGCCGGCTGGCGGTGCTGCTCAACCTGCCGCCGCAGGTCACCCCCAGCGCCAGCGATCCGATCGTGGTGCAGCCCCGCTGGCCCTTGGATCTCGAAGCCAGCCTCCTGGCCGCCTACCGCGGCAACCCCGAACTGGAAGCGATCCTCGCCACCCGCCAGGCCCTGGCCCAACAAAAGCAGGCCACCGCCGCCGGCTTGCTGCCGAAGCTCTCGCTGTTTGCCAACGCCGGCGGCAGCAGCAATCTCTCCAGCCTCGGCAACTTCGAACTCGGCGGCGGCGGCTGTTGCGGCTCCACGGCCCTGCCGCTCACCTCCACCAATGGCTGGGATTGGTCGGTGGGGCTCACCATGACCTGGCTCCTCTTCGACGCCGGCACCACCGCCGGCCAGGCCCGCGCCTTCGCCAAACGGGAAGCCGCTGCGGCCCAGCAATACGCCGCCACCCGCAACGACATCCGCCTGCAGCTGGAGCAGGCCTTCTTTAACCACGAAGCCAGCCTGGCCAAACTCAGCTCCGCCCGCCGCGGTGTGGCCGCCGCCCTCGAGGCCTTCCGCGATGTACGCCTGCGCTACCTCACCGGCCTCTCGAGCGAACTGGATGTGTCGATCACCCAAGACCGCCTGATCAACAGCCTGGTGCAACGCCTCAACGCCACGGTGGGGGTGAATGTCACCTATGCGCAGTTGCTGCGGCAACTGCTACCGATGCCGCGCGATCCCAACCAGCCGATCACGCCGCAACTGCAACTGCAGCTGTCGAGCAACACCCCCTGA
- a CDS encoding aromatic acid exporter family protein, with protein MSNELLRNSFKLAVAVFITATIAVWTERIEFVWYPVLAAIIVVDDNDDQTISAASARILGTVAGGLITFIVHTILSGWMGVLVSLLLMIPILQALGWQSALGTASMTSIMFLMIPSHVALNWNYVFNRALDTVVGCVVAILVGLLFWPRNSYHELTAADARLRSSLQRQLRHYSAWLLEQAERPLPLNPAPLTGDLLRMEQLVSRERSGPRHQILRRSQWDQRLRLWQLTHSHWLSWERLMHSLPERPLQQADLIRGAVLGLGEQLEARPQPTPQRNARAWQQLAAREQLPLLPLLALAEELRPLHACLGGLNRLAPKPTARP; from the coding sequence GTGTCGAATGAGCTGCTGCGCAACAGCTTCAAGTTGGCGGTGGCGGTGTTCATCACAGCCACTATTGCGGTCTGGACGGAACGCATTGAGTTTGTCTGGTATCCCGTCTTAGCGGCCATCATCGTTGTGGATGACAACGATGATCAGACGATCAGCGCCGCATCAGCCCGGATCCTCGGCACGGTGGCGGGCGGGCTGATCACCTTCATCGTGCACACAATCCTCTCCGGCTGGATGGGGGTGTTGGTGTCGCTTCTGTTGATGATTCCGATCCTGCAGGCGCTGGGCTGGCAGAGCGCCCTGGGCACCGCAAGCATGACGAGCATCATGTTTTTGATGATCCCCAGCCACGTGGCGCTCAATTGGAACTACGTGTTCAATCGAGCCCTCGACACGGTGGTGGGATGCGTGGTGGCGATCCTGGTGGGATTGCTGTTCTGGCCGCGCAACAGCTACCACGAACTCACGGCCGCCGACGCGCGGCTGCGCAGCAGCCTGCAACGCCAACTGCGGCACTACAGCGCCTGGCTGCTTGAGCAGGCGGAGCGTCCCCTCCCCCTCAACCCGGCGCCCCTCACCGGTGATCTGCTGCGCATGGAGCAGCTGGTGAGCCGCGAACGCAGCGGCCCCCGCCACCAGATCCTGCGCCGCAGCCAATGGGATCAGCGGCTGCGGCTCTGGCAACTCACCCATTCCCACTGGCTGAGCTGGGAGCGGCTGATGCACTCCCTGCCTGAGCGCCCGCTCCAGCAGGCAGACCTGATCCGTGGCGCCGTGTTGGGCCTCGGAGAGCAGCTTGAGGCCCGGCCCCAGCCCACACCGCAACGCAATGCCCGGGCCTGGCAACAGCTGGCCGCGCGTGAACAGCTGCCCTTGCTGCCCCTGCTCGCCCTAGCGGAGGAGCTGCGCCCCCTGCATGCCTGCCTCGGGGGGCTCAACCGGCTCGCCCCCAAGCCAACGGCGCGGCCATGA
- a CDS encoding DUF6737 family protein: MADNIWCHKPWWCQPWSILLTGVVVVGGSWWWLRIWWITAPLGLAVLLWWWLFLVAVPAAYRAEPLAGEPAPDQNTEP; encoded by the coding sequence ATGGCTGACAACATTTGGTGCCACAAACCCTGGTGGTGCCAGCCCTGGTCGATCCTGCTCACCGGTGTGGTGGTGGTGGGCGGCAGCTGGTGGTGGCTGCGGATCTGGTGGATCACGGCGCCGCTGGGCTTGGCCGTGCTGCTGTGGTGGTGGCTGTTTCTGGTGGCCGTGCCGGCGGCCTACCGGGCTGAGCCGTTGGCGGGCGAGCCGGCTCCCGATCA
- the lipA gene encoding lipoyl synthase yields the protein MSRYSATPPKERLPGWIRSPIGNASALEAVQTVVKQQRLHTICEEGRCPNRGECYAAGTATFLLGGPICTRSCAFCQVEKGQAPAPFDTDEAERVAEAVEAMGLRYVVLTAVARDDLADHGACLFTNAMAAIRRRNPLIAIEVLTPDFWGGYRNEAEAIAAQRQRLAAVLEAGPVCFNHNLETVERLQGEVRRGATYSRSLGLLAAARELAPQIPTKSGLMLGLGERFEEVVQTLKDLLAVDCQRLTLGQYLRPSLAHIPVDRYWTPAEFEQLAQIARELGFADVRSGPLVRSSYHAADRT from the coding sequence ATGAGTCGCTACAGCGCTACCCCACCCAAAGAACGGTTACCGGGGTGGATCCGCTCGCCGATCGGCAATGCCAGTGCCTTGGAGGCAGTGCAAACGGTGGTGAAGCAACAGCGGCTCCACACCATCTGCGAAGAGGGCCGCTGCCCCAATCGCGGCGAGTGCTACGCCGCCGGCACCGCCACCTTCCTGCTGGGGGGCCCGATCTGCACCCGCAGCTGCGCCTTCTGCCAGGTGGAAAAGGGCCAGGCTCCTGCTCCTTTTGATACGGATGAAGCCGAACGGGTGGCGGAGGCCGTTGAGGCCATGGGGCTGCGCTACGTGGTGCTCACCGCCGTCGCCCGCGACGACCTGGCCGACCACGGTGCTTGCCTGTTCACGAACGCCATGGCAGCCATCCGCCGGCGCAATCCTCTGATTGCCATCGAGGTGCTCACACCCGACTTCTGGGGTGGGTACCGCAACGAAGCCGAGGCAATCGCCGCCCAACGCCAACGGCTAGCCGCCGTGCTTGAGGCAGGGCCTGTGTGCTTCAACCACAACCTCGAAACCGTGGAGCGATTGCAGGGCGAAGTGCGCCGCGGCGCCACCTACAGCCGCTCCCTAGGGCTGCTGGCCGCCGCCAGGGAGCTGGCCCCCCAGATCCCCACCAAAAGCGGCCTGATGCTGGGGCTAGGCGAACGCTTTGAGGAGGTGGTGCAGACCCTGAAGGATCTGCTCGCCGTGGATTGCCAGCGCCTCACCCTGGGCCAGTATCTGCGGCCCTCACTGGCCCACATCCCCGTGGATCGCTATTGGACCCCCGCTGAATTTGAGCAGCTGGCGCAGATCGCTCGGGAGCTGGGCTTTGCCGATGTGCGCTCAGGCCCCCTGGTGCGCAGCAGTTACCACGCCGCAGACCGCACCTAG
- a CDS encoding FUSC family protein: protein MINRNALRTALTAGLGNGFASITGLPDDQYVALAVLSVSSGTYGASIELGRQRLLGTVLGSLLLLIGFECLHTLPLAIGLAITLGCLRLLGGLLGLKVGYKVGGMIVVMGWLVHEGSLASWIPLRFFWTALGVVLTVLSLRLFWPARGLAQCLGRYADLLEQLQHTFMALAQRLEAQPAAGAPTPSAPGATFRQLRLTLQSARSQRPALLQELGNQPERHPAVLLVTSLDAAASRLVTMVGGMERAVPSRRDPQLVARLHQAEAELLLQMAVQVGRWSQQLRSSRGLPTPPPEELELPRSWLELGAELNDPVANSASLERLERIATRLVLCRQAEQAIRDGEHSWQAIMARR, encoded by the coding sequence ATGATCAACCGCAACGCCCTGCGCACGGCCCTCACCGCTGGTCTGGGCAATGGCTTCGCCAGCATCACCGGCCTGCCCGACGATCAATACGTCGCCCTGGCGGTGCTGTCGGTGTCGAGCGGCACCTACGGCGCCTCAATCGAACTGGGCCGCCAGCGCCTGCTCGGCACCGTGCTCGGCTCGCTGCTGCTGTTGATCGGCTTTGAGTGTCTGCACACCCTGCCCCTCGCCATTGGACTAGCGATCACCCTCGGCTGCCTGCGGCTGCTGGGCGGCCTCTTGGGCTTGAAGGTGGGCTACAAGGTGGGCGGGATGATCGTGGTGATGGGCTGGCTGGTGCACGAGGGCAGCCTCGCCAGCTGGATTCCACTGCGCTTCTTCTGGACTGCCCTCGGCGTGGTGCTCACGGTGCTCAGCCTGCGGCTGTTCTGGCCGGCGCGGGGGCTGGCGCAATGCCTCGGGCGCTACGCCGATCTCCTGGAGCAGTTGCAGCACACCTTTATGGCGCTGGCTCAGCGGCTGGAGGCCCAGCCCGCGGCCGGCGCCCCCACCCCGTCAGCCCCGGGCGCCACCTTTCGGCAGCTACGCCTCACGCTCCAGAGCGCCCGCAGCCAACGGCCGGCACTCCTGCAGGAGCTGGGCAACCAGCCCGAACGCCACCCGGCGGTGTTGCTGGTCACGAGCCTCGATGCCGCCGCCTCACGCCTCGTGACCATGGTGGGTGGCATGGAGCGGGCGGTGCCATCCCGGCGCGACCCCCAACTGGTGGCCCGGCTGCACCAAGCCGAAGCCGAACTGCTGCTGCAGATGGCGGTTCAGGTGGGGCGCTGGAGCCAGCAACTGCGCAGCAGCCGCGGCCTGCCCACGCCGCCGCCCGAGGAGCTCGAGCTGCCCCGCAGCTGGCTGGAGCTTGGCGCCGAACTGAACGATCCGGTGGCCAATTCCGCTTCTCTCGAGCGCTTGGAGCGCATCGCCACCCGGCTGGTGCTCTGTCGCCAGGCGGAGCAGGCCATCCGCGATGGAGAACACAGCTGGCAGGCGATCATGGCGCGGAGGTGA
- a CDS encoding FUSC family protein, with amino-acid sequence MSSPALRDNLRLALTVAVVNGFATLTGLAFAMYASLAVLSVTVGNYGNTLELGRQRLIGTTIGAIVVFYGYRAWGHLPVLVALPLALLLARVIAGSLRLTVGYSVCCFVVIMGWLTHEQQLDSWIPLRLFWTAFGIIMALLSLRLFWPSRARIAQRQGLLQLLVDLGQTLHDYLQNTAEAERRRALTHRLRELRNSLLSLRDQRVNALRELGPLATQHPVAQLWELLDQACEALILELDELRRVQAPAWQTWGLKPQHEAAMTYSRAVADRLLRWQEVLRSSLTLQPPPQEPRPTLSLRSLRSAQADQAYAQLTPEQLQCVASRLVVLNRISHTLDTTERRWQALLQ; translated from the coding sequence ATGAGCAGCCCCGCCCTGCGCGACAACCTGCGCCTGGCTCTCACCGTGGCGGTGGTGAACGGCTTCGCCACCCTCACCGGATTGGCCTTTGCGATGTATGCCTCGCTGGCAGTGCTCAGCGTCACCGTGGGCAACTACGGCAACACGCTCGAGCTAGGGCGCCAGCGCCTGATCGGCACCACGATCGGAGCGATTGTGGTGTTCTACGGCTACAGGGCCTGGGGGCATCTGCCTGTGCTGGTTGCTCTGCCCCTGGCACTGCTGCTGGCGCGCGTGATCGCCGGCTCGCTGCGGCTCACCGTGGGCTACTCCGTGTGCTGCTTTGTGGTGATCATGGGTTGGCTGACCCATGAACAACAGCTCGACAGCTGGATTCCGCTGCGCCTGTTCTGGACGGCTTTCGGCATCATCATGGCCTTGCTCAGCCTGCGCCTGTTCTGGCCCTCACGGGCCCGGATCGCGCAACGCCAAGGGCTTTTGCAACTGCTGGTGGATCTGGGGCAGACGCTGCACGACTACCTCCAAAACACGGCGGAGGCCGAACGGCGCAGAGCCCTCACGCACCGCCTACGTGAGCTACGCAACAGCCTGCTGAGCCTGCGGGATCAACGCGTCAACGCCCTACGAGAACTCGGCCCCCTGGCCACGCAACACCCGGTGGCCCAGCTCTGGGAGCTGCTCGATCAGGCCTGCGAAGCCCTCATCCTTGAGCTCGATGAACTGCGGCGCGTGCAAGCTCCCGCTTGGCAGACCTGGGGGCTCAAGCCCCAACACGAAGCCGCGATGACGTACAGCCGTGCCGTTGCCGATCGCTTGCTCCGCTGGCAAGAGGTGCTGCGCAGCTCCCTGACGCTGCAGCCACCCCCACAAGAGCCACGGCCCACCCTGTCGCTGCGAAGTCTGCGTTCGGCCCAAGCGGATCAGGCCTACGCCCAACTCACCCCAGAACAGCTGCAGTGTGTAGCCAGCCGCCTGGTGGTGCTCAACCGAATCAGCCACACCCTGGATACCACCGAACGTCGCTGGCAGGCCTTGCTGCAGTGA
- a CDS encoding FAD-dependent oxidoreductase → MAGAPAGVVIVGGGLAGALLALELRQLGAAVCLIDAVPADGTASATAISYGVIPGWPLAATPLARLAAGASRCWRQLQRRHGPLGWRRCALRLQGPNRGLSALARLGVLPVAQVDTAVLSERLPAALAKAGVERCAARVQAIAPEAGGWRLQLSDGRCRKADQLVLAAGAGCRRLWPALPQSFRSSWAAVLELQAFPAALGVPAAWLPQGFARLALERRAAGLEEPAWVVDPGLVPWGRGALLGQHTWIAPSGAAAGPPPAPWCEQQLRQALAERAVLMVQANAEVAGLHQAAVAFSSNGAPLAGAVDGAPGLWLFTSFSGAFAQVPVLAPLLARCVVQDSQGAQDAERRLQQLGVWPKGADSGN, encoded by the coding sequence ATGGCAGGCGCCCCCGCCGGCGTGGTGATTGTGGGCGGGGGACTGGCGGGTGCACTGCTGGCCCTGGAGCTGCGCCAGCTCGGGGCCGCGGTTTGCCTGATCGATGCGGTTCCGGCCGATGGCACCGCCTCCGCCACGGCGATCAGCTACGGCGTGATCCCCGGCTGGCCCCTGGCTGCCACACCCCTGGCCCGCTTGGCGGCGGGGGCTTCGCGCTGCTGGCGTCAGTTGCAGCGGCGCCACGGCCCCCTCGGTTGGCGGCGCTGCGCCCTGCGCTTGCAGGGGCCGAACCGTGGTCTGAGTGCTCTGGCCCGCTTGGGGGTGCTGCCTGTGGCTCAGGTGGATACCGCTGTGCTCAGCGAGCGCTTGCCGGCGGCGCTGGCGAAGGCCGGGGTGGAGCGGTGTGCCGCCAGGGTGCAGGCCATCGCGCCAGAAGCGGGTGGTTGGCGGCTGCAGCTGAGCGATGGCCGCTGCCGCAAGGCCGATCAGCTGGTGTTGGCGGCGGGGGCCGGCTGCCGCCGCCTTTGGCCGGCCTTGCCGCAGAGCTTCCGCAGCAGTTGGGCGGCGGTGCTTGAACTGCAGGCCTTCCCAGCGGCGCTGGGTGTGCCGGCGGCCTGGTTGCCCCAGGGGTTTGCGCGGCTGGCTTTGGAGCGTCGTGCGGCTGGGTTGGAGGAGCCTGCCTGGGTGGTGGATCCGGGCCTTGTGCCCTGGGGCCGCGGCGCTTTGCTTGGGCAGCACACCTGGATCGCGCCCTCAGGTGCCGCCGCCGGGCCGCCGCCGGCGCCGTGGTGTGAGCAGCAGTTGCGCCAGGCGTTGGCGGAGCGTGCGGTGTTGATGGTGCAGGCCAACGCTGAGGTGGCTGGGCTGCACCAGGCGGCGGTGGCCTTCAGTAGCAATGGGGCCCCCTTGGCGGGCGCCGTCGACGGCGCTCCAGGGCTGTGGCTGTTCACCAGTTTCAGCGGGGCCTTTGCCCAGGTGCCGGTGTTAGCTCCGTTGCTCGCCCGGTGTGTGGTGCAAGACAGCCAGGGGGCTCAGGACGCGGAGCGCCGGCTGCAACAGCTGGGAGTGTGGCCGAAGGGGGCTGACAGCGGCAACTGA
- a CDS encoding NHLP bacteriocin system secretion protein translates to MTQASPTADAPWYRRRAQQLRERWQGLSDHNQVGVCLAGVTGSVVLWALVWPVPTEVKGTGVLIYPENAGILNARSGGQVREVYVRVGQKVKKGQVLMQLYLPVLERQLEQQRGNLRQLERHNEKLDYRDALRLLTEKRALDTALAKYSDDRRRYGELQSTYSSKLRNLEWLAKREVVAPLSSAVVSAEQGLTSTSVNLDDVKINERNVVTSYQQVKLNIETQALQRRYQIDDLKREIEVTEAKIAYDGKVHAERDGTVLDLQVIPGQTVSTGQRLGTIGRPEQPNAKDRPLKAVAYFPPADARRLPLGLPVEVVPLWKQRGRFGGIVGKVNQVLTLPATEDDISTTIGNPQLAKELTKNGPVMRSEIELEHDPSSVDGYRWTLSGGSGVFPIREGLTISTHAYVEWRSPITYVIPGLRSLTGGYRTPWIDLRWNLPFLRQPDTLQ, encoded by the coding sequence ATGACACAGGCCTCCCCCACTGCCGACGCGCCTTGGTACCGCCGGCGTGCTCAGCAGCTGCGTGAGCGTTGGCAGGGGCTGAGCGACCACAACCAGGTGGGTGTTTGCCTGGCAGGGGTGACCGGTTCGGTGGTGCTGTGGGCCTTGGTCTGGCCGGTGCCCACGGAAGTGAAGGGCACCGGGGTGCTCATTTATCCGGAAAACGCCGGCATCCTCAATGCCCGCTCCGGCGGGCAGGTGCGCGAGGTGTACGTGCGGGTGGGGCAGAAGGTGAAGAAGGGCCAGGTGTTGATGCAGCTCTATCTGCCGGTGCTCGAGCGGCAGCTGGAGCAGCAACGCGGCAACCTGCGCCAGCTTGAGCGCCACAACGAGAAGCTCGACTACCGCGACGCGCTGCGTTTGCTCACCGAGAAGCGCGCCCTCGACACCGCACTGGCGAAGTACAGCGACGATCGGCGCCGCTACGGCGAGCTGCAGTCGACGTATTCGAGCAAGTTGCGCAACCTGGAATGGTTGGCGAAGCGAGAGGTGGTGGCGCCGCTTTCCTCTGCCGTGGTGTCGGCCGAGCAGGGCCTCACCAGTACCAGCGTGAATCTCGATGACGTGAAGATCAACGAGCGCAACGTGGTGACGAGCTACCAGCAGGTGAAGCTCAACATCGAGACCCAGGCCCTGCAGCGCCGTTATCAGATCGACGATCTCAAGCGTGAGATCGAAGTAACGGAAGCCAAGATCGCCTACGACGGCAAGGTGCATGCCGAACGCGATGGCACCGTGCTCGATCTGCAGGTGATCCCTGGCCAGACGGTGAGCACCGGCCAGCGGCTGGGCACGATCGGGCGCCCCGAACAGCCCAACGCCAAAGACCGGCCCTTGAAGGCTGTCGCCTACTTCCCGCCGGCCGATGCCCGCCGCCTGCCCCTGGGCCTGCCGGTGGAGGTGGTGCCGCTGTGGAAGCAGCGGGGCCGGTTCGGCGGGATTGTGGGCAAGGTGAACCAGGTGCTTACGCTCCCCGCCACGGAGGACGACATCTCCACCACCATTGGCAACCCTCAGCTCGCCAAGGAGCTCACCAAGAACGGCCCGGTGATGCGCAGTGAAATTGAGCTGGAGCATGATCCAAGCAGCGTGGATGGCTACCGCTGGACCCTCTCCGGGGGCAGCGGCGTGTTCCCAATCCGTGAAGGCCTCACAATCTCCACTCACGCCTATGTGGAGTGGCGATCGCCGATCACCTACGTGATCCCCGGCCTGCGTTCGCTCACCGGCGGCTACCGCACCCCCTGGATCGACCTGCGCTGGAACCTGCCATTCCTGCGCCAGCCCGACACCCTCCAATGA
- the recR gene encoding recombination mediator RecR, whose translation MARLIDQFERLPGIGPRTAQRLALHLLRQPSEQIQAFADALLAAKSQVGQCQRCYHLSADPLCEICRNEERNTGVLCVVADSRDLLALERTREFKGSYHVLGGLISPMDGVGPELLQIQPLVERVDRDGVSEVILALTPSVEGDTTSLYLARLLKPFTQVSRIAYGLPVGSELEYADEVTLARALEGRRRMD comes from the coding sequence CTGGCCCGACTGATCGATCAGTTCGAGCGGCTGCCCGGCATCGGACCGCGCACAGCGCAGCGCCTGGCCCTGCACTTGCTACGCCAACCGAGCGAGCAGATTCAGGCCTTCGCCGATGCGCTGCTCGCTGCCAAGAGCCAGGTGGGGCAATGCCAGCGCTGCTACCACCTCTCAGCCGACCCCCTGTGTGAGATCTGCCGCAACGAGGAGCGCAACACCGGCGTGCTCTGCGTGGTGGCCGACTCCCGCGACCTGCTGGCCCTGGAGCGCACCCGCGAATTCAAGGGCAGCTATCACGTGCTCGGCGGCCTGATCTCCCCCATGGATGGGGTAGGCCCCGAACTGCTGCAGATCCAACCGCTGGTGGAGCGGGTGGATCGTGATGGCGTCAGCGAAGTGATCCTGGCGCTCACGCCTTCGGTGGAGGGCGACACCACCAGCCTCTATCTGGCTCGGCTGCTCAAACCCTTCACCCAGGTGAGCCGCATCGCCTACGGGCTGCCGGTGGGCAGCGAACTGGAATACGCCGATGAGGTCACCCTGGCGCGCGCCCTGGAAGGGCGGCGGCGGATGGACTAA
- the psbP gene encoding photosystem II reaction center PsbP, translating to MLPSPFSAHSRRAPLTALLAVLLAVVLSACSAAAAGLNSYQSPDGRYAFLYPTGWTRVQVTDGPQVVFHDLINADETLSLVVSDVNSTNSLENLGSAVAVGEKLRRVVIAPEGSGREAELVEASEREDGGRTFYDLEYAVHLSDRDRHELATVVVDRGRLYTFAASTNEARWPRVEGLFHQVISSFTLRI from the coding sequence ATGCTGCCCTCGCCGTTCTCCGCGCACTCCCGCCGGGCCCCGCTCACTGCCCTGTTGGCCGTGCTGCTGGCGGTGGTGCTCAGCGCCTGCAGTGCCGCCGCCGCTGGCCTGAATTCCTACCAAAGCCCAGATGGGCGCTACGCCTTCCTCTATCCCACCGGCTGGACACGGGTGCAGGTGACCGATGGCCCGCAGGTGGTGTTCCACGACCTCATCAATGCCGATGAAACCCTGAGCCTGGTGGTGTCGGATGTGAACAGCACCAACAGCCTCGAAAATCTCGGCAGTGCTGTGGCCGTGGGCGAGAAGCTGCGCCGCGTGGTGATCGCCCCCGAAGGCAGCGGCCGCGAGGCCGAGCTGGTGGAGGCCTCCGAGCGCGAAGACGGTGGCCGCACCTTCTACGACCTCGAATACGCCGTGCACCTGAGCGATCGCGATCGCCACGAGCTGGCCACGGTGGTGGTGGACCGCGGCCGCCTCTACACCTTTGCTGCCAGCACCAATGAGGCCCGTTGGCCCCGTGTGGAGGGCCTGTTCCACCAGGTGATCAGCTCCTTCACCCTGCGCATCTGA
- a CDS encoding MgtC/SapB family protein: MPNTGMPALSPDLEVLLRLGLAVLCGMAVGVNRAQHFRHPQPSRLRMHVLVGLSACLLVLAAGPDLEARSRVIQGVATGVGFLGAGEILVDRRGNGHDDPTPQVHGLTSAASIWFTAALGVTVAAASPLMALVALLLALLVLSRSGQTHG, encoded by the coding sequence ATGCCGAACACCGGGATGCCGGCCCTCTCCCCTGATCTCGAGGTGTTGCTGCGCCTGGGGCTGGCCGTGCTCTGCGGTATGGCGGTGGGGGTGAACCGTGCTCAGCATTTTCGCCATCCCCAGCCCAGCCGCCTGCGCATGCATGTGCTCGTGGGGTTGAGCGCCTGTTTGCTGGTGCTGGCGGCGGGGCCGGATCTCGAGGCCCGTAGCCGGGTGATTCAGGGGGTGGCCACCGGCGTGGGGTTCCTGGGGGCGGGCGAAATCCTGGTGGACCGCCGCGGCAATGGCCACGACGACCCCACCCCGCAGGTGCATGGCCTCACCAGTGCCGCCTCGATCTGGTTCACCGCCGCCCTGGGGGTCACGGTGGCTGCGGCCAGCCCGTTGATGGCGCTGGTGGCGTTGCTGCTCGCTTTGCTTGTGCTCTCCCGCTCCGGTCAAACCCATGGCTGA